From the genome of Mugil cephalus isolate CIBA_MC_2020 chromosome 2, CIBA_Mcephalus_1.1, whole genome shotgun sequence, one region includes:
- the LOC125004637 gene encoding keratin, type I cytoskeletal 17-like, which produces MTSYRSGQSSMSMYSMPSVSSARRGTSVYGGAGGRSVRVSYASSNLGSGFDLSSALGAGGSSNNSFGVSGGEKATMQNLNDRLATYLEKVRSLETANAQLERQIREWYEKRTVQTRDYSQYNVVIDDLRKKIYNATQDNARLMLQIDNARLAAEDFKIKFENEQSVRFSVESDIAGLRKVLDELTMSRSDLEMQVEGLKEELVYLKKNHEEEMAALRCQVSSGSVNVEVDAKPQEDLNKILDEVRCQYEAIATKNRKEMEAWYKVKFDELNKQVVTCTETLTISKSEINDLKKTLQSLQIELQSQLSLKSALEGQLLETETCYSQQLCQRQAQVDALENELCQMRTDIERQSSEYKILLDIKTRLEMEIAEYRRLLDGESGKSTVQTVVQQEVKHKPVITQRTKVVIEEIIDGKVVSRTEDVDTEIISK; this is translated from the exons ATGACCTCATACCGCTCCGGACAATCCTCCATGTCCATGTACTCTATGCCCTCCGTCTCCAGCGCTCGGCGCGGGACGAGCGTCTATGGCGGGGCAGGCGGCAGAAGCGTCCGGGTGTCCTACGCCTCCAGCAACCTGGGCTCTGGCTTTGACCTGTCATCGGCTCTGGGAGCTGGgggcagcagcaacaacagcttCGGCGTGTCGGGTGGCGAGAAGGCGACCATGCAGAACCTCAACGACCGCCTGGCCACCTACCTGGAGAAGGTGCGCTCTCTGGAGACAGCCAACGCGCAGCTCGAGCGCCAAATCCGGGAGTGGTACGAGAAGAGGACCGTCCAAACCAGAGACTACAGCCAGTACAACGTAGTCATCGATGACCTGCGCAAAAAG atctACAATGCCACACAGGACAATGCCAGGCTCATGCTGCAGATTGACAACGCCAGACTTGCGGCAGAGGACTTCAAAATCAA GTTCGAGAATGAGCAGTCAGTGCGCTTTTCGGTTGAGTCAGACATCGCTGGGCTGCGTAAAGTCCTGGATGAGCTTACCATGTCCCGGTCTGACCTGGAGATGCAGGTGGAGGGCCTGAAGGAGGAGCTGGTCTACCTGAAGAAGAACCACGAAGAG GAAATGGCAGCCCTGCGTTGCCAAGTGTCCAGTGGTTCCGTGAACGTGGAGGTGGACGCCAAGCCTCAGGAAGACCTGAACAAGATCCTGGATGAGGTCAGGTGTCAGTACGAAGCTATCGCCACAAAGAACCGCAAAGAAATGGAAGCCTGGTACAAAGTCAAG TTTGACGAACTGAACAAACAAGTGGTGACGTGCACGGAGACCCTCACAATCTCCAAAAGTGAAATCAATGACCTGAAGAAGACCCTGCAGTCACTTCAGATCGAACTGCAGTCCCAGCTCAGCCTG AAATCTGCCCTGGAGGGCCAGCTGTTGGAGACGGAGACCTGCTACAGCCAGCAGCTGTGCCAGCGCCAGGCCCAAGTCGATGCCCTGGAGAACGAGCTCTGCCAGATGAGGACGGACATCGAGAGGCAGTCCTCAGAGTACAAGATACTGCTTGACATCAAGACCAGGCTGGAGATGGAGATCGCAGAGTACAGGAGACTGCTGGATGGAGAGAGCGGAAA GTCAACCGTCCAAACCGTCGTGCAGCAGGAGGTCAAAC ATAAACCCGTCATCACCCAGAGGACAAAGGTGGTGATTGAGGAGATCATTGATGGGAAAGTAGTGTCCCGCACAGAGGATGTGGACACAGAGATCATCAGCAAGTAG